The following proteins are encoded in a genomic region of Sphingopyxis sp. YF1:
- a CDS encoding calcium-binding protein — protein MLKQMLLIGAAAISFPALAQTPPADDPNAPPAQTEPAPPAGEPAEPAPQPTPAPDASTTPPAGEATIAQPAPAQGTAATPTQVAQIVNQEFPTYDADSNAELSEAEFAAWMKKLRAATEPSVDVESVEVQTWIGQAYSAADADKSGSVSKEELTSFLSRGA, from the coding sequence ATGTTGAAACAAATGCTTTTGATCGGCGCCGCGGCGATCAGCTTTCCCGCGCTGGCGCAGACGCCGCCGGCCGATGATCCGAACGCGCCCCCCGCGCAAACCGAACCGGCGCCTCCGGCTGGCGAGCCGGCGGAGCCCGCACCCCAACCGACTCCGGCGCCCGATGCGTCAACCACGCCGCCGGCCGGTGAGGCTACAATTGCTCAGCCGGCACCAGCGCAGGGCACCGCAGCCACCCCGACGCAGGTCGCCCAGATCGTGAACCAGGAGTTTCCGACTTATGACGCGGATTCGAACGCCGAGTTGAGCGAAGCCGAATTTGCGGCATGGATGAAGAAGCTGCGTGCTGCAACCGAGCCGAGCGTCGACGTCGAGTCGGTCGAGGTGCAGACATGGATCGGACAGGCCTATTCGGCTGCCGATGCCGACAAGTCGGGCAGCGTCAGCAAGGAAGAGCTGACCAGTTTCCTGTCGCGCGGCGCCTGA
- the rnk gene encoding nucleoside diphosphate kinase regulator — MSKKKNPAAARPPIHMIDREADRLTELALQKQHDLPRHHELLLDEIDRANICSAADIRSNVVTMGSRVTFTDEKTGNQRTVELVYPGEANIDAGRISILTPVGAGLIGLSTGQSILWPDQRGAEHQLTIVEVEQPAQ, encoded by the coding sequence ATGTCCAAGAAAAAGAACCCGGCGGCGGCGCGGCCGCCCATCCATATGATCGACCGCGAGGCCGACCGGCTGACCGAACTCGCGCTGCAAAAGCAGCACGATCTGCCGCGTCACCACGAACTGCTGCTCGATGAAATCGATCGCGCCAACATTTGCAGCGCCGCCGATATTCGTTCCAACGTCGTCACGATGGGATCGAGAGTGACCTTCACCGACGAAAAAACGGGCAATCAGCGCACGGTCGAACTCGTCTATCCGGGGGAAGCCAATATCGATGCCGGCCGCATCTCGATCCTGACCCCCGTCGGCGCGGGACTGATCGGGCTGAGCACCGGTCAGTCTATCCTGTGGCCCGACCAACGCGGCGCCGAACATCAGCTGACGATCGTCGAGGTCGAGCAGCCCGCGCAGTGA
- a CDS encoding 2OG-Fe(II) oxygenase — MHLSDADYDGGVFEIREKGQKRTLFRQEAQPAGTLTLFRIGPRLHHRVTPLIRGGPRRVFGGWLSL; from the coding sequence GTGCACCTCAGCGATGCGGACTATGACGGCGGCGTGTTCGAGATCAGGGAAAAAGGGCAGAAACGCACCCTGTTCCGTCAGGAAGCACAACCCGCAGGAACCCTGACGCTGTTCCGAATCGGTCCGCGGCTCCACCATCGCGTGACCCCGCTGATCCGGGGCGGACCGCGCCGCGTGTTCGGCGGCTGGCTGAGCCTGTAG
- a CDS encoding 50S ribosomal protein L11 methyltransferase, whose protein sequence is MHRQRQPAQSAVVQIVVPAQPFRRRGGHLADQAGDVVQRFAFGDRGRPLEEIGPFQEKTQQPARLIALFDRPRSHADNRFGNEGAVAAEAQRPVEEAIFPLRTERQRRVPGQGRARLRDGSCAVIDFGSRCADPKRMSNGRRCHGAWSLPTLAQPVKRQVLMAAACGTDIRAAMDKNDRLQGFEALARRAEGNATALAGLSLLYSSDGWKARAAEIASQVLTLPDGDVGARTIARHVITTDVPQWHFVIVTDLARNLAYDAALRRAVTPESRVLEIGTGSGLLAMMAARAGAAHVYTCEMEPAVAMTAREIIARNGFADRITVLDRHSKDVTADEIGGPVDILVSEIVSNEMLGEGVLPAMEDAIARLVRPGGAIIPARGTIRVALAHLADLPASMGDVSGFDLSPFDRLREPNFRIPTNRRGLSLCSDAVDLFAFDFASPGPWTGARGQAAVAATGDRANGLVQWITLDMDGVTAYENRPSPEAEPSAWAAVFHAFETMLDPSAGQDISILGQHDMANVRLWIDPPPPAETARAR, encoded by the coding sequence GTGCACCGTCAGCGCCAGCCGGCGCAATCCGCCGTCGTTCAGATCGTCGTGCCAGCCCAGCCCTTCCGCCGTCGCGGGGGCCATCTCGCCGATCAGGCCGGTGACGTGGTGCAGCGGTTCGCTTTCGGCGATCGCGGCCGCCCATTGGAGGAAATTGGGCCGTTCCAGGAGAAAACGCAGCAACCGGCCCGCCTGATCGCTCTTTTCGACCGTCCGCGATCCCACGCCGACAATCGTTTCGGGAACGAAGGCGCCGTTGCGGCAGAGGCTCAGCGTCCGGTCGAGGAGGCCATCTTCCCACTCCGGACGGAAAGACAGCGCCGCGTGCCGGGACAGGGCCGCGCGCGCCTGCGCGACGGCAGCTGTGCCGTCATCGATTTCGGTTCGCGCTGCGCCGATCCGAAGCGAATGTCGAATGGTCGCCGTTGTCATGGCGCATGGTCTTTGCCGACATTGGCGCAGCCCGTAAAGCGGCAGGTTTTGATGGCGGCGGCTTGCGGCACCGATATAAGGGCGGCGATGGATAAAAATGACCGATTGCAGGGGTTCGAAGCGCTCGCCCGCCGCGCCGAGGGCAATGCGACCGCGCTCGCGGGGCTTTCACTGCTGTACAGCAGCGATGGCTGGAAGGCGCGCGCGGCCGAAATCGCTTCGCAGGTTCTGACGCTGCCCGACGGCGACGTGGGCGCCCGGACGATCGCACGGCACGTCATCACGACCGACGTCCCGCAATGGCACTTCGTCATCGTCACCGATCTGGCGCGCAACCTGGCCTATGACGCGGCGCTGCGCCGTGCGGTGACACCCGAAAGCCGCGTGCTGGAAATCGGCACGGGGAGCGGCCTGCTGGCGATGATGGCGGCGCGGGCCGGCGCGGCGCATGTCTATACGTGCGAAATGGAGCCGGCGGTCGCGATGACGGCGCGCGAGATTATCGCGCGGAACGGGTTTGCCGACCGGATCACGGTACTCGACAGGCATTCGAAGGACGTGACGGCGGACGAGATCGGCGGCCCGGTCGATATCCTCGTGTCCGAGATCGTCAGCAATGAAATGCTGGGGGAAGGGGTTTTGCCGGCGATGGAGGACGCGATCGCGCGTCTGGTCAGGCCCGGGGGCGCAATCATCCCGGCGCGTGGGACGATTCGCGTCGCCCTGGCCCATCTGGCCGATCTTCCGGCATCGATGGGCGACGTATCGGGATTCGACCTGTCGCCGTTCGACAGGCTGCGCGAACCCAATTTCCGGATTCCGACCAACCGCCGCGGACTGTCGCTGTGCAGCGACGCGGTCGACCTGTTCGCGTTCGATTTCGCATCGCCCGGTCCATGGACCGGCGCGCGCGGGCAAGCCGCTGTCGCCGCCACCGGTGATCGGGCCAACGGGCTGGTGCAGTGGATCACACTCGATATGGACGGGGTGACGGCGTACGAAAACCGGCCGTCACCCGAGGCCGAACCTTCGGCGTGGGCGGCGGTCTTTCACGCGTTTGAAACCATGCTCGACCCGTCGGCCGGTCAGGATATTTCGATCCTGGGCCAGCATGACATGGCGAATGTCAGACTGTGGATCGATCCGCCGCCGCCAGCGGAAACCGCGCGAGCTCGGTGA
- the purB gene encoding adenylosuccinate lyase yields MVPRYARPEMTAIWAAENRFRIWFEIEAHATDALADLGVVPKDAAKALWDWWATNPAIDVPAIDAIEAVTKHDVIAFLTWVAENVGEQARFMHQGMTSSDVLDTCLAVQLAQAADILLADLDALLAAIRKRAYEHKLTPTIGRSHGIHAEPVTFGLKMAEAYAEFSRCKTRLLAARAEIATCAISGAVGTFANIDPRVEAHVAAKLGLAVEPVSTQVIPRDRHAMFFATLGVIASSIERLAVEVRHLQRTEVLEAEEYFSPGQKGSSAMPHKRNPVLTENLTGLARMVRSAAIPAMENVALWHERDISHSSVERFIGPDATITLDFALARLTGVVDKLLVYPERMQKNLDRMGGLVHSQRVLLALTQAGASREESYVLVQRNAMKVWESDGQLSLLDLLKADADVTAKLSADDLTALFDLDYHLKHVDTIFARVFD; encoded by the coding sequence ATGGTTCCCCGCTACGCCCGACCCGAGATGACCGCGATCTGGGCGGCGGAGAACCGCTTCCGAATCTGGTTCGAGATCGAAGCGCACGCCACCGACGCGCTGGCTGACCTCGGTGTCGTCCCGAAGGACGCCGCGAAGGCCCTGTGGGACTGGTGGGCCACCAATCCCGCCATCGACGTGCCCGCCATCGACGCGATCGAGGCCGTCACCAAGCATGACGTGATCGCCTTCCTGACCTGGGTCGCCGAAAATGTCGGCGAACAGGCGCGCTTCATGCACCAGGGCATGACGTCGAGCGACGTGCTCGACACCTGCCTCGCGGTGCAACTTGCGCAGGCGGCCGACATCCTGCTCGCCGACCTCGACGCGTTGCTCGCGGCGATCAGGAAACGGGCTTACGAACACAAGCTCACCCCGACGATCGGCCGCAGCCACGGCATCCACGCCGAACCCGTCACCTTCGGGCTCAAGATGGCCGAAGCCTATGCCGAATTTTCGCGCTGCAAGACGCGTCTGCTCGCGGCGCGCGCCGAAATAGCGACCTGCGCCATTTCAGGTGCGGTCGGCACCTTCGCCAACATCGACCCGCGTGTCGAAGCGCATGTCGCAGCCAAGCTCGGCCTTGCGGTCGAACCCGTCTCGACGCAGGTCATCCCGCGCGACCGTCACGCGATGTTCTTCGCGACGCTGGGCGTCATCGCGTCGTCCATCGAGCGCCTTGCCGTCGAAGTCCGCCACCTTCAGCGAACAGAAGTGCTCGAGGCCGAGGAATATTTCTCGCCGGGACAGAAGGGCTCGTCGGCGATGCCGCACAAGCGCAACCCCGTGCTGACCGAAAATCTTACCGGTCTCGCGCGCATGGTCCGCAGCGCGGCGATTCCGGCGATGGAGAATGTCGCGCTGTGGCACGAACGCGACATCAGCCACTCGTCGGTCGAGCGCTTCATCGGCCCCGACGCGACGATCACCCTCGATTTCGCGCTGGCGCGGCTGACCGGGGTGGTCGACAAGCTGCTCGTCTATCCCGAACGGATGCAGAAGAATCTCGATCGCATGGGCGGGCTTGTCCATTCGCAGCGCGTGCTGCTCGCGCTGACACAGGCGGGTGCGAGCCGCGAGGAAAGCTATGTCCTCGTCCAGCGCAACGCGATGAAGGTCTGGGAATCGGACGGCCAGCTGTCGCTGCTCGACCTGCTCAAGGCCGACGCCGATGTCACCGCGAAGCTCTCGGCCGACGATCTCACCGCGCTGTTCGACCTCGACTATCACCTGAAGCACGTCGACACGATCTTCGCGCGCGTGTTCGACTGA
- a CDS encoding PqqD family protein has translation MAWNGENRIFVPNPAISWTDNGGPLLLFDHERASYHALSEHASDIWRMLDGAANEAQIAAALAARYDAPMDVLSGDVADFLDKAAASGLIARRA, from the coding sequence ATGGCATGGAATGGTGAGAACCGGATATTTGTACCAAATCCGGCGATCAGCTGGACCGACAATGGCGGTCCGCTCCTGCTCTTCGATCATGAACGCGCAAGCTATCACGCGCTCAGCGAGCACGCCTCCGACATCTGGCGGATGCTCGACGGCGCCGCGAACGAAGCGCAGATCGCCGCCGCACTGGCCGCTCGCTACGACGCGCCGATGGATGTGCTGTCAGGCGATGTAGCCGATTTTCTCGACAAGGCGGCGGCAAGCGGCCTGATCGCGCGGCGCGCATGA
- a CDS encoding PqqD family protein has protein sequence MIAEESVVGRVDTLVSSEVDGQVVILNIDSGHFFQLNPMASTIWDLLDTPKDLATIVRQLESRFDMGGADCRTELADFIDAMRTKGLLTVN, from the coding sequence ATGATAGCCGAAGAGAGCGTTGTGGGGCGCGTCGATACGCTGGTGTCATCCGAAGTCGACGGCCAGGTCGTCATCCTGAACATCGACAGCGGGCATTTCTTTCAGCTGAACCCGATGGCGTCGACCATATGGGACCTGCTCGACACGCCAAAGGATCTTGCGACGATCGTCCGGCAACTGGAATCGCGATTCGATATGGGCGGCGCCGATTGCCGCACCGAGCTGGCCGATTTCATCGACGCGATGCGGACGAAAGGGCTGCTGACGGTCAACTGA
- a CDS encoding lasso peptide biosynthesis B2 protein yields MPIIRFVRLPLERQRLLVATTLMLALVALLRRFFPFRHIAARTTHAPPPFPDRDSQEQLIAEIRWAIWAAARRVPWRALCFEQGFAAQWLLTRRHVPATLHYGVANRPDEGMIAHVWVRAGDIDVVGCKGLDEFTELARFPLAAADRSTV; encoded by the coding sequence ATGCCGATCATCCGCTTCGTTCGACTACCGCTGGAAAGACAGCGCCTGCTCGTCGCGACGACACTGATGCTCGCGCTCGTCGCCCTGCTGCGTCGTTTTTTCCCCTTTCGGCACATCGCGGCGCGGACAACCCATGCTCCGCCGCCCTTTCCCGACCGGGATAGCCAAGAACAGCTGATCGCGGAAATCCGCTGGGCAATCTGGGCCGCCGCACGGCGGGTGCCCTGGCGCGCACTTTGCTTTGAACAGGGATTCGCCGCGCAATGGCTGTTGACGCGGCGCCATGTGCCGGCGACGCTGCACTATGGCGTCGCCAATCGCCCGGATGAGGGCATGATCGCGCATGTCTGGGTCCGCGCGGGCGATATCGATGTCGTCGGCTGCAAGGGCCTTGACGAATTCACCGAGCTCGCGCGGTTTCCGCTGGCGGCGGCGGATCGATCCACAGTCTGA
- a CDS encoding asparagine synthetase B → MSGIAGLVYTDGRSMTSGPLERMADATPHLGIDGIDRWQDGPAGLLRFALHTTPEAVGETQPHIDRASGDVILFDGRLDNRDALRAALGPDDPGPRVADGAIALTAHHRFGEALPQQLVGDYAFAIWQPRLRRLFAARSPVGMRPFLWTRQKGFFAFASEPSTLVRGLDLPRRLNEGAIGEHLAARFVTDTDTFWESIHRLPPGAALLLKDEDVRTWRWFEGPFEDQSHLSDAEHVEHFRTLFDQALIATTRCQGGVAAQLSGGLDSSAVVCRIDQLVRGGRIPGMVEAISARYPGEICDEGLWIAEVERQCDLQSAMVEGARFDEAAAARWCADTLHLPLRPNTAGTIEAMCRHMAGRGIRVALTGEGGDDWLAGSRAHWPDLLRRGRWGRLAREAGTVGAGWRHPPRAARALLAEALGPLVSKRRRERVLHPHLDFSHDMPAWLSPDWARRIDLADRWAAAPQPPPLEHFYQTQRYRVYSLARRHINMDNVFSYVSSQGMELRHPFHDLRLTRFLMGASGDMLRRGDSKKYLLREAARGVLPEKIRQRTTKANISAPIIDAVTQRLKARPFREMHGVRNGWVDPAVLETIQAEHLAWRQTGSGPPPMSAYAAVWNMVATDIWLEYAFAQ, encoded by the coding sequence ATGAGCGGAATCGCAGGGCTGGTCTATACCGACGGCCGGTCGATGACATCGGGCCCGCTCGAGCGGATGGCGGACGCGACGCCGCATCTGGGGATCGACGGCATCGATCGCTGGCAGGACGGTCCCGCCGGCCTCCTCCGTTTCGCCCTGCACACCACGCCCGAAGCGGTCGGCGAGACCCAGCCGCACATCGATCGCGCCTCGGGCGACGTCATTCTGTTCGACGGCCGGCTCGACAATCGCGATGCACTGCGCGCCGCGCTCGGCCCGGATGATCCCGGCCCGCGAGTTGCCGACGGCGCCATCGCGCTTACCGCCCACCATCGCTTCGGCGAAGCCCTGCCGCAACAGCTCGTCGGCGACTATGCGTTCGCCATCTGGCAGCCGCGGCTGCGCCGCCTGTTCGCGGCGCGGTCACCGGTCGGCATGCGTCCCTTTTTGTGGACGCGGCAAAAGGGTTTCTTTGCCTTTGCGAGCGAACCCTCGACGCTGGTACGCGGGCTCGACCTTCCCCGCCGCCTGAACGAAGGGGCGATCGGCGAGCATCTGGCCGCCCGCTTCGTCACCGATACCGACACCTTTTGGGAAAGCATCCACCGCTTGCCACCCGGCGCGGCACTGCTCCTCAAGGATGAGGATGTCCGGACCTGGCGATGGTTCGAAGGCCCATTCGAAGACCAGTCCCACCTGTCCGATGCCGAGCATGTCGAACACTTTCGGACGCTGTTCGACCAGGCGCTGATCGCTACGACCCGCTGCCAGGGCGGCGTCGCAGCGCAATTGTCGGGTGGCCTCGATTCGTCGGCCGTCGTCTGCCGCATCGACCAGCTGGTACGGGGCGGTCGCATCCCCGGCATGGTCGAGGCGATCTCGGCGCGCTATCCGGGCGAAATCTGCGACGAAGGACTATGGATCGCCGAGGTCGAACGGCAATGCGACCTGCAATCGGCCATGGTCGAAGGCGCCCGGTTCGACGAAGCAGCCGCCGCGCGCTGGTGCGCCGACACCCTGCACCTGCCGCTCCGCCCCAATACGGCGGGCACGATCGAGGCCATGTGCCGGCATATGGCCGGCCGCGGTATCCGCGTCGCGCTGACCGGCGAAGGCGGCGACGACTGGCTTGCGGGATCGCGGGCGCACTGGCCCGATCTGCTGCGGCGCGGCCGATGGGGCCGCCTTGCGCGCGAAGCGGGGACCGTCGGCGCGGGCTGGCGCCATCCGCCGCGCGCCGCGCGGGCGCTGTTGGCGGAGGCCCTCGGTCCGCTGGTGTCGAAACGGCGGCGTGAGCGCGTGTTGCACCCCCATCTCGACTTTTCGCACGACATGCCCGCCTGGCTCTCGCCCGACTGGGCCCGCCGGATCGATCTGGCTGATCGATGGGCGGCCGCCCCGCAACCCCCACCCCTCGAACATTTTTACCAGACCCAGCGCTACCGCGTCTATTCGCTGGCACGGCGCCATATCAACATGGACAATGTCTTCAGCTATGTGTCGAGTCAGGGAATGGAATTGCGTCATCCCTTTCACGACCTGCGCCTGACGCGCTTCCTGATGGGGGCGTCGGGAGACATGTTGCGACGCGGCGACAGCAAGAAATATCTGCTCCGCGAAGCGGCGCGCGGCGTTCTGCCCGAAAAAATCCGTCAGCGGACCACCAAGGCCAATATCTCGGCGCCCATCATCGATGCCGTCACGCAAAGGCTGAAGGCCCGCCCCTTTCGCGAGATGCACGGCGTCAGGAACGGCTGGGTCGATCCCGCCGTGCTCGAAACCATCCAGGCCGAGCATCTGGCGTGGCGGCAGACGGGTTCGGGGCCTCCCCCAATGTCCGCCTACGCCGCGGTCTGGAACATGGTTGCGACCGACATCTGGCTTGAATATGCGTTCGCGCAGTAA